Within Bdellovibrio bacteriovorus HD100, the genomic segment ACCCCCACACCCTGAACCTTTTTTTCTCCAAAGTTTTCATAGGTGGAATGACCTTCCCACAAATAGAAATACAAAGTCGTGGTCTGCTCCCAGATCTCTGTGGCGTTTTCCTTGATCACGTCCTTAAAACCAAACAGGGTCCATTTTTTCTCTTCACGGTCCTCGAAGAAAAGTGTGTAGTGCATTTCTTTGGCCGTATCCATATTGGGACTGGCGGCGGGGCGGGTGAACAGATGAAAATGACCTTTCAGTATGGGCAATTCATCCCCAAACCGAATGTCAGTCACCGTGCCTGAAACTTTAGAGGGCGTGCTGTTGTCGGCATGAAACTTGGCCAGATCCGGCACATGAATCTGCAGATTGAATTCGAAGGGCAGTTTGTCAAAACGTGCGGATTCCTGTTGAAAATCAGATTGAGCCAGGGGGGTCGAGGGAAGCAGGGTGAATTTTTTGGCGACAAAAAAACCGGCCATTCGTTCGCTGAACTCAAGAGAGGTTGCTTGCGCACTCATGTAAATATCCTTTGTTTATATGAATGTTACGGAGTTTTCGCAAAAACATGAATATGTCTCAAGCCTAGGATTCTTGGACGCAACGATAAATTGTCGGACGCAGGGCTGTTTTTTGAGATGTCGTAAAAGCCTGGTCAAATATCGGAGCACATAGGAACGGCTTTGATGGACAAGGTTTCAAGGAGTCATTAATATGAATCCAACTGAATAGTTTCGGTGGGTTCCGCGCTTTAGCGGAAGTTTATGGATGGTAGGGTCGCCATCAAAAGGAGACCCTATGGAACTTCCTCAGAAGTTTATGAATCTTTTGGTGATCATCATTCCCCTTGGCTTGTTTATTCTTGCCTTCCTGGTTCTGGACTACCGGCAAAAGCGTCGCCTGTCAGAGAAGAATGATCTCAAAATGAAACACCCCGGACCTAGATCCTGATATTGATCCGGCTTTGTTTTATATTTAAAGGGAAGTCCGGAAAATTCCGATATTTCCCTTAGACATGAGCAAAAAGAAAAAGAAATCTTCAGCCGCAGAGAATCTGATTGAGTCATTGATGGATGATCTCAAGGAGATTCAATCCGAGTCCTCGTATCGTGCGAACGATACGGGCGAGGAATATAATGGGCTGCCTGCTCTTGCCACAGACGAAAATCGCCTGGATGCGACGGCCGTGGGCGGGAACATCTGGGACAGTCTGGAACAGGGACTTGGGAAAGATGCTGCCAAAGACATCGACTCTTCAGAGTTTGTCGGTGGTGCTGACTATTCCGCCGAGTCCAATGAAAGCTCTTACGACGGTTCTTACAACACACCGGAGATTCCTGAAGTGGAGTCATCCGATTCCGACGATTTTGAAATGCCCGAGGGCTTCGGCGACCTGCCACCTTCCGAGCGTTTCATGATGGGCCCTTCCGTGGGTGAAGAGCAGCGTTACGACGGTCCTTCCGCGGATGCTGGCTATCAATCAGCGGATGACCTGGATGCGATGCCAGTGTCGGCGATGGATGATGATTCCACTCGTCCGGTGTTCAGCTCGCAACCTGCCGGTGAAGACAAAACTGTTTCCATTCAACAGGACTTCAACGCCACCAGCTCTGCTGTGGGTGGCACTGATGCGGATAAAACCGTTGCAGTCGAAGGTTTTGCCAATGCCCGTGTGGGTTCGCGCAAAGCCCAGCCCGAAGTGGATGTTAAAGTCAGTGTCGGAAACTTCCGTGGCAGCCGTGGGGCCGCCAATGTGATGACGTCCGTGGATGCCAGCCTGGCTCAGGCCGAAAACCTGAAGCTGGCGCAACAGCGCATCCTGGAACTTGAGCGCGAAGTGGAACATCTGCGTGGTGAAAATGAAGAGCTGGCTTCTGCCGGTGAAATCATCCGTTCCCGCACTGATGACCTGACCGTCCGTATTTCTGAAATTGAAAAAGAGAAAACCGAAATGCAGGAATCCGCGCAAAGCGAGATCCTGATCCTGAAAGGGAACCTTCAGTACAAAGAGAACGAGGTTGCCAAGGCGCGCATCAAGGTTGAAGAACTTGAAACTAGACTTAAATCGGACTTCAAAAAGATTCGCGTCCGCGAACGGGAATTGGAAAACCGCCTGGAATTGCTCCGTGCGGAAAAGTCCGCCCTTGTTCGGTCCAAAGATGAGTATATTTTAGAACAAAAAAGAAAGATTGATCAGCTCTCTCAGGAACTCGATAATTACCGTAAGAAATGTCTTGAGCTTAACAAGACGATCGAGGCCAATCAGGATCAAGTCAAACGAACCGAGCGCGCACTGCGTTTGGCTTTGACGAACCTGGAGGCGAAAGAAGAGAATCTCGTTCCGTTGAAGAAAGCTGAGTAGTATGGAGTCCGCTTCCCAGGTAGAAAGTAGCGAGGGCACCGCCGTCGCGAAACCTGCTCCCGTAAAAAAGATCAAGATCATCGTCAGTGATCTCCATTTGGGGAAGGGCCGCCTGTTGGAAAAAGGCGGAATCAATTCGCTTGAAGAATTCTATTACGGGGAAAAGCTTGTGGAGTTCATCCACTTCTATTCCACCGGTGTCTATCGCGACTATGAAGTCGAACTGATCATCAACGGGGACTTCCTGAACTTCCTGCAGTGTGATTACAAAGGCCACTTCCTGTCCGTGATCACTGAATCCGTGACTTTGGAGATTTTGAAAGACTGCGTGAACGGGCACAAGGCCGTCTTCACAGCTTTGGCTGAATTCGCCGCAAAACCCGGCAACACCATCACCTACATCGTCGGTAACCATGATCAGGGGATGCTGTGGCCCGCCTGTCGCGCCTACCTGAATCAGGTCATCGGCACGCCGATTCGTTTTAAAAACATCGTTTACTTCTTTGATGGAGTTCACATCGAACACGGCCATATGCATGAGGCCGCCAATCGTATGGACCCCAAAAAGTTCTTCCTAAAAAAGGATCTGGTGGAGCCGATCCTGAATCTGCCGTTTGGATCCCATTTCTTCCTGGAAGTCGTGTTGAAAATCAAACAACACTACCCCCATGTCGACAAGATCCGTCCTTTCGGCAAAATGGTCCGCTGGGCTTTCCTGAACGAAACCGGAACAATGGTTCGCGCCTTCTTTATGGCCATGGGGTATTTCCTGAAAAGCATCCTGGTCAAGGATCCGCGCCGTCATTGGCCTTTGAAACGAATTATCCAGGTGATTGCCGAAAGCGCGATCTTCCCGGATTTGAGTGAATCAGCGCGTAAAATCCTGGGGGATGACCGCGTGCACACGGTGATCTTTGGCCACACCCATGTTTATCAGTATCGCCAGTGGTCCGAGAATAAAGAATATTTCAATACGGGAACATGGACTGAGATCACTTCTTTGGATATTGTGTCCTTGGGAAAGATCACGAAACTAACCTATGTTCTTATCGAATACCCTGAAGACGGAGGCCGGCCGCGAGGTAGGTTGAAGGAGTGGAAGGGTTACCACAAAATCGAAGAAGACGTAGCTATTTCCTAGGCGGGCGATGAAAACGGCCCATCCGACTGCGTTGTCGGACAGCCTTCTCGCTTCGACGTGCTTGGAGCACGCCTGCGCTGCGAGGGCTGTCCTCCGCCTTGCGGCTGGACCGTTTTGATCACCCTTTAAATCCCGGTAGTTTTCTGGCTGGCCCTTCGGGCGCCGCGGGGATGGGGAGTGCTGGCTCCCTTTGGGAGCGTCGCTGGGTTGGGACTAACTTTTTAGAAAGAGATGCACGTTATGTTGGAGATTTCGCATTCGTTTCATAAAATTGATGAATCTGTTTTGGTGAAGTGTCAGGAGTCTTTGAAGTTGTTTTTGCAACGTAAAGAGATTGGCTTTCCGCAGGT encodes:
- a CDS encoding metallophosphoesterase family protein, with translation MESASQVESSEGTAVAKPAPVKKIKIIVSDLHLGKGRLLEKGGINSLEEFYYGEKLVEFIHFYSTGVYRDYEVELIINGDFLNFLQCDYKGHFLSVITESVTLEILKDCVNGHKAVFTALAEFAAKPGNTITYIVGNHDQGMLWPACRAYLNQVIGTPIRFKNIVYFFDGVHIEHGHMHEAANRMDPKKFFLKKDLVEPILNLPFGSHFFLEVVLKIKQHYPHVDKIRPFGKMVRWAFLNETGTMVRAFFMAMGYFLKSILVKDPRRHWPLKRIIQVIAESAIFPDLSESARKILGDDRVHTVIFGHTHVYQYRQWSENKEYFNTGTWTEITSLDIVSLGKITKLTYVLIEYPEDGGRPRGRLKEWKGYHKIEEDVAIS